The proteins below are encoded in one region of Bifidobacterium dentium JCM 1195 = DSM 20436:
- a CDS encoding helicase-related protein: MDDMELSLGDIEPGLLISGIISDRPAKVIAVTPMGGSIDLFYTDPDGSTGREVLDEESVKSLRIVSQENAGPRFDADPDEFRLAAEALRIKYAALYDPMSAVYSSDIDPLPHQIRAVYEDMLPKVPLRFLLADDPGAGKTIMAGLYIKEMLLRSAAERMLIVCPGGLAEQWRDELADKFNLDFEVFQPSMRELSQSGNPFREHARLIVRMDQVARNDEYRKMLSEVSWDIAVVDEAHRMSAHYKNVFGETDYTKRFHFGEILARTSENYLLMTATPHSGKEDDFQLFMTLLDPDRFAGRYEPKRHRNTDTAGLMRRMVKEDLLTFDGKPLFPERHAETVAYELSDGEKSLYRAVTEYVRDGMNAAKKIMRSDKRRGNSIGFALTVLQRRLASSPEAILRSLERRRDRLSDLLERIDAHPDKAVEILNDDRERYVGMDMDSFDDLWDETDEDQQGQLEFDINQITDAVTGARTREELANEIAWLDRLVTQASEVRASGRDTKWTQLSDILHEKVLNTGTSELPHKMIVFTEHKDTLTYLQGRIDTLLGRPEAVETIHGGMDRAERKRVQERFVNNPATRILVATDAAGEGLNLQRADLMVNYDLPWNPNRIEQRFGRIHRIGQKRVCWLWNLVAKDTREGEVYGKLLTKIETMDKAYSGRLFNVLGDGGAFNGKSLKDLMIEAIRYGDRPDIQARLDQIIDQSVSQGLQDLVNDRSAHPERYSRLDVDEVRRLMEKTRERKLQPGYISAFFLEAFRKLGGTVRRRERNRWQIMHVPVAIRAKADMLDRRHGVADAYERITFDPSAEHVDGRPDALLVAPGVPLLDAVDEIIIERYGNGLDHGAVFVDRTDSQPEEPVLMAAAEQTITDSMERPVSRHFDYLQIDEHDGLALSPAPPYLDYDAPRQDEKEAIDGLLRLPWIRTDHDDSMRAYVYSHGTKPRLSELQASKDAERRHVLKQVHDRLNAEIEYWYQQYNRCVEDERHGKRGRNMNSSIAFKRAHEYEQRLELRENELSSSVRLHAKPAMVRGMALIIPSRMLPQPVTPPESRPFARNTTGVDRRAVDLTMEMERRLGRMPVEMPHNNKGYDIRSTDPQGKVYFIEVKGRIDLPEADTFTVSANEVAFAQSQGNRHRLSLVRVSPFGKEHDRIRYVEHAFDAITPAGSTRSFNEQLADYWNRGGNPF, translated from the coding sequence ATGGATGACATGGAACTGTCGTTGGGTGATATCGAACCCGGATTGCTGATTTCCGGAATCATTTCGGATCGTCCCGCCAAGGTGATCGCAGTCACTCCGATGGGCGGTTCCATCGACTTGTTCTACACCGATCCGGACGGCAGCACGGGACGTGAGGTCCTTGACGAAGAGTCCGTCAAAAGTCTGCGGATCGTCTCGCAGGAGAACGCGGGACCGAGATTCGACGCGGATCCGGACGAATTCCGGCTGGCCGCGGAGGCGTTGCGCATCAAATACGCCGCGTTGTATGACCCCATGTCGGCAGTCTATTCGTCCGACATCGACCCGCTACCGCATCAGATCCGCGCGGTGTATGAGGACATGCTGCCGAAAGTGCCGCTGCGGTTCCTTCTCGCCGATGATCCGGGTGCTGGCAAGACCATCATGGCAGGCCTGTACATCAAGGAGATGCTGTTGCGTTCGGCGGCGGAACGCATGCTCATCGTGTGCCCCGGAGGACTGGCCGAACAATGGCGCGATGAGCTAGCCGACAAGTTCAATCTGGATTTCGAAGTGTTCCAGCCGTCGATGCGTGAGCTGAGCCAATCGGGCAATCCATTCCGCGAGCACGCCAGACTCATCGTTCGTATGGACCAGGTGGCACGCAACGATGAATACCGGAAAATGCTGTCCGAGGTGTCGTGGGACATCGCGGTCGTGGATGAGGCACACCGTATGAGCGCCCACTACAAGAATGTGTTCGGCGAGACAGACTACACCAAACGCTTTCATTTCGGGGAGATTCTCGCGAGGACGTCGGAGAACTATCTGCTGATGACAGCGACCCCGCATTCGGGCAAGGAGGACGACTTCCAGCTATTCATGACCCTGCTCGATCCGGACCGGTTCGCGGGACGCTACGAGCCGAAACGGCACCGCAACACCGACACGGCGGGCCTCATGCGCCGCATGGTCAAGGAGGATCTGCTCACTTTCGATGGCAAGCCATTGTTCCCGGAACGTCATGCGGAAACCGTGGCGTACGAGCTTTCCGACGGAGAGAAATCGCTGTACAGGGCGGTTACGGAATACGTGCGCGACGGCATGAATGCGGCAAAGAAGATAATGCGGTCGGATAAAAGACGCGGCAACAGCATCGGCTTCGCCCTGACCGTGCTACAGCGGCGTCTGGCGTCGAGCCCGGAGGCGATTCTGCGTTCGCTGGAACGCAGACGGGATAGGCTGTCCGACCTGCTGGAGAGGATTGACGCTCATCCCGACAAGGCCGTTGAGATTCTCAACGACGACAGGGAACGCTACGTCGGCATGGACATGGACTCGTTCGACGACCTGTGGGATGAGACCGACGAAGACCAGCAGGGCCAGTTGGAGTTCGACATTAACCAGATCACGGATGCGGTCACCGGCGCAAGGACCCGCGAGGAACTGGCCAACGAGATTGCTTGGCTCGACCGTCTCGTCACGCAGGCGTCCGAAGTGCGCGCCTCGGGACGGGACACGAAATGGACGCAGCTGTCGGACATCCTGCACGAGAAGGTCTTGAACACGGGCACGTCCGAACTGCCCCACAAGATGATCGTGTTCACTGAGCACAAGGACACGCTCACCTACCTCCAAGGTAGGATCGACACGCTTCTGGGGCGTCCTGAGGCCGTGGAGACGATTCACGGCGGCATGGACCGCGCGGAACGCAAACGTGTGCAGGAACGGTTCGTGAACAATCCGGCCACGCGCATCCTGGTCGCGACCGATGCGGCCGGCGAGGGCCTGAACCTGCAACGCGCCGATCTGATGGTCAACTACGACCTGCCATGGAACCCTAACCGCATCGAGCAACGTTTCGGACGCATTCACCGCATCGGACAGAAACGCGTGTGCTGGCTGTGGAACTTGGTCGCGAAGGACACTCGCGAGGGCGAGGTGTACGGCAAATTGCTCACGAAGATCGAGACGATGGACAAGGCGTACAGCGGCCGTTTGTTCAACGTGCTCGGCGACGGCGGAGCGTTTAACGGCAAGTCTCTCAAGGACCTTATGATCGAAGCGATCCGGTACGGCGACAGGCCGGATATACAGGCCAGACTCGACCAGATCATCGACCAAAGCGTCAGCCAGGGACTGCAGGACCTGGTCAACGACCGTTCCGCGCATCCGGAACGCTACTCCAGACTCGACGTGGACGAGGTACGCAGGCTTATGGAGAAGACCCGGGAACGCAAGCTCCAGCCAGGGTATATTTCAGCCTTCTTCCTTGAGGCGTTCCGGAAACTGGGCGGCACCGTGCGCAGACGTGAGAGGAACCGTTGGCAGATCATGCATGTTCCGGTCGCCATCCGCGCGAAGGCCGACATGCTGGATCGCCGCCATGGCGTAGCCGACGCTTACGAGCGCATCACGTTCGACCCATCGGCGGAGCATGTGGACGGCAGGCCCGACGCGCTGCTCGTCGCGCCGGGAGTCCCGCTGCTTGACGCAGTCGACGAGATCATCATCGAACGGTACGGCAATGGTCTGGACCATGGAGCTGTGTTCGTGGACCGCACCGACAGCCAGCCGGAGGAACCGGTGCTCATGGCGGCCGCCGAACAAACGATAACGGATTCCATGGAAAGACCTGTTTCGCGGCATTTCGACTATTTGCAGATCGACGAACATGACGGACTCGCGCTTTCGCCAGCTCCGCCGTACCTCGACTACGACGCTCCCCGCCAAGACGAAAAGGAAGCCATTGACGGATTGCTCCGTCTCCCATGGATCCGTACCGACCATGACGACAGCATGCGAGCTTATGTGTATTCGCATGGCACGAAACCTCGCTTGTCCGAGCTCCAGGCCAGTAAGGACGCGGAGAGGAGGCATGTGCTCAAACAAGTGCATGACAGGCTGAACGCGGAAATCGAATACTGGTACCAGCAGTACAACCGGTGCGTGGAGGACGAACGCCATGGCAAACGCGGCCGGAATATGAACTCGTCGATTGCGTTCAAACGCGCCCACGAGTACGAGCAGAGGCTTGAACTGCGTGAGAATGAACTGTCCTCGTCGGTGCGTCTGCACGCAAAACCGGCCATGGTGCGCGGCATGGCGCTGATAATCCCGTCACGTATGCTGCCGCAACCTGTCACGCCGCCGGAATCCAGGCCGTTCGCCAGGAACACGACCGGGGTGGACCGCAGGGCCGTCGACCTGACGATGGAGATGGAACGCAGACTCGGCCGCATGCCGGTGGAGATGCCCCACAACAACAAGGGATACGACATCCGTTCCACGGACCCGCAGGGCAAGGTGTATTTCATCGAAGTCAAAGGCCGTATCGACCTGCCTGAGGCGGACACGTTCACGGTGAGCGCAAATGAGGTCGCGTTCGCCCAATCCCAAGGGAACAGGCATCGTCTCTCGCTCGTGCGTGTGAGTCCATTCGGCAAGGAGCATGACCGCATCCGTTACGTGGAACACGCGTTCGATGCGATCACGCCAGCAGGCTCCACGCGCTCGTTCAACGAACAGCTGGCCGACTATTGGAACCGTGGCGGAAATCCGTTTTGA
- a CDS encoding ribose-phosphate diphosphokinase, translating to MVSAILEGKPDKNLILVTGRTHPKLAAEVAEQLGIDVLETTAYDFANGEMYVRYTESVRGADVFVLQSHCNPINQSIMEQLIMIDALKRASARSITAVCPLLGYSRQDKKHRGREPISCRLMFDLLKTAGADRIMSVDLHAAQSQGFFDGPVDHLIAMPVLVDYIRDRFANQLDNVAVVSPDAGRIRVAEQWAQRLGGGPLAFVHKTRDITRPNQAVANRVVGDVEGKDCVLVDDLIDTAGTIAGACSVLKDAGAKSVTVVATHGVLSGPAIERLKGSGAREVVLTDTVPIPEEKRWDGLTVLSIAPLLASAIRAVFEDGSVAELFDTYPEHHGQGFLFA from the coding sequence ATGGTGAGCGCAATCCTCGAAGGAAAGCCGGATAAAAACCTTATCCTTGTCACAGGCAGGACGCATCCGAAGCTGGCGGCGGAAGTCGCGGAACAGCTCGGCATCGATGTTCTGGAAACCACGGCATATGATTTCGCCAATGGCGAGATGTACGTACGCTACACCGAATCCGTGCGTGGCGCGGATGTGTTCGTACTGCAAAGCCATTGCAACCCGATCAATCAGTCAATCATGGAACAGCTCATCATGATCGATGCCCTCAAGCGCGCTTCCGCACGTTCCATCACCGCGGTCTGCCCGCTGTTGGGCTACTCCAGGCAGGATAAGAAGCATCGTGGTCGCGAACCCATCTCCTGCCGTCTGATGTTCGACCTGCTAAAGACGGCTGGTGCCGACCGCATCATGAGCGTCGACCTGCATGCCGCCCAGTCGCAGGGTTTCTTCGACGGTCCGGTGGATCATCTCATCGCCATGCCGGTGCTGGTCGATTACATCCGCGACCGTTTCGCCAACCAGCTCGACAATGTCGCCGTGGTCTCCCCGGATGCCGGTCGCATCCGTGTGGCCGAACAGTGGGCTCAGCGTCTTGGCGGCGGCCCTCTGGCTTTCGTGCACAAGACCCGTGACATTACCCGTCCGAACCAGGCCGTCGCCAACCGTGTAGTCGGTGACGTCGAAGGCAAGGACTGCGTGCTTGTCGACGACCTGATCGACACCGCCGGCACCATCGCCGGCGCATGCAGCGTGCTCAAGGACGCCGGTGCCAAGTCGGTGACCGTCGTCGCCACGCATGGCGTGCTGTCCGGTCCGGCCATCGAACGTCTGAAGGGTAGTGGCGCCCGCGAGGTCGTGCTCACCGATACCGTGCCGATTCCGGAGGAGAAGCGTTGGGATGGCCTGACGGTCCTGTCCATCGCGCCGCTGCTGGCCAGCGCCATTCGCGCCGTGTTCGAGGACGGTTCGGTCGCCGAGCTGTTCGACACGTATCCGGAACACCACGGGCAGGGTTTCCTGTTCGCCTGA
- the nadD gene encoding nicotinate-nucleotide adenylyltransferase encodes MRPESAEADSELAVSYVIEPERRMADLSVDVSGSAVASGRRSARGNWHSRPRIGIMGGTFDPIHNGHLVAASEVSWVYDLDEVIFVPTGRPVFKLDKRVTNAEDRYLMTVIATASNPKFTVSRVDIDRPGITYTIDTLRDIRAQHPEAELFFITGADAVAEIMQWKDADKMWELAHFVAVTRPGYSSPEGVKLPEGKVDTLEIPALAISSTDVRRRAEHGEPVWYLVPDGVVQYIGKHGLYR; translated from the coding sequence ATGCGTCCGGAATCGGCCGAAGCCGATTCCGAGCTTGCCGTCAGCTATGTGATCGAACCGGAAAGGCGTATGGCGGACCTGTCCGTCGACGTTTCCGGTTCGGCAGTGGCCTCCGGGCGTAGGTCGGCGCGCGGCAACTGGCACAGTCGGCCTCGCATCGGCATCATGGGCGGCACTTTCGATCCGATTCACAATGGCCACTTGGTGGCGGCATCCGAAGTCTCGTGGGTCTACGATCTCGACGAGGTGATTTTCGTACCGACAGGGCGACCGGTGTTCAAACTCGACAAGAGGGTCACCAATGCCGAAGACCGTTATCTGATGACGGTGATCGCCACCGCATCAAACCCGAAATTCACGGTATCGCGTGTGGATATCGACCGTCCCGGCATCACGTATACCATCGATACGTTACGCGACATCAGGGCGCAGCATCCGGAGGCGGAACTGTTCTTCATCACCGGTGCCGATGCGGTCGCCGAGATCATGCAGTGGAAGGATGCCGACAAGATGTGGGAGCTGGCCCACTTCGTGGCCGTGACACGACCCGGATACTCGTCTCCGGAAGGCGTGAAACTTCCGGAAGGCAAAGTCGACACGTTGGAGATTCCCGCATTGGCGATTTCGTCCACCGACGTGCGCCGACGCGCCGAACATGGTGAACCGGTCTGGTATCTGGTGCCCGACGGGGTGGTGCAATATATCGGCAAACACGGCCTGTACCGTTGA
- a CDS encoding glutamate-5-semialdehyde dehydrogenase, with protein MTNPQTEQGAVGADAFAAVCAKGDAARRAQGLLAQSNTEAKNELLLAIADALDARADEIAGANALDMQESFESGMSAGKLDRLKFDVPRVTAAAQGVRHVASLPDPVGEIVRGYHLENGLRLEQVRVPIGVLGMIYEARPNVTVDVASLCIKSGNAVLLRGGHAAERTNAATLNIISDVLAEHEFAPALVASVDEFGRAGATAMMEARGHIDVLIPRGGAGLIQAVVRNSKVPVIETGAGNVHIYVDRSGNLDKAIPILLNAKTQRVGVCNATEKLLVHRDVAERFIPLAARALAEAQVEMHADERAYSLIDKAGIDGANFVQAIDEDWDTEYLALKIGIRIVDSLDEAIEHINRHSTGHTESIIAEDYSAIEEFTSRIDSAVVMVNASTRFTDGGVFGFGAELGISTQKMHARGPMGLREMTTTKWIGYGTGQVRA; from the coding sequence ATGACGAATCCACAGACGGAACAAGGCGCAGTCGGTGCCGACGCGTTCGCGGCGGTCTGCGCAAAGGGCGACGCCGCACGACGCGCGCAGGGCCTGCTGGCGCAATCCAACACGGAAGCCAAGAACGAACTGCTGCTCGCCATCGCCGACGCACTCGACGCACGCGCCGACGAAATCGCAGGGGCCAACGCGCTCGACATGCAGGAATCCTTCGAATCCGGCATGAGCGCAGGCAAACTCGACAGGCTCAAATTCGATGTGCCGCGAGTGACCGCCGCCGCGCAAGGCGTGCGTCATGTGGCCTCACTACCCGACCCGGTCGGCGAAATCGTACGCGGATACCATCTGGAAAACGGCCTGCGCCTCGAGCAGGTACGCGTGCCGATCGGCGTACTCGGCATGATCTACGAAGCCCGACCCAACGTCACCGTCGACGTGGCCTCCCTATGCATCAAATCCGGCAACGCAGTACTCCTGCGTGGCGGACACGCCGCCGAACGCACGAATGCGGCAACGCTGAACATCATCTCCGACGTGCTCGCCGAACACGAGTTCGCCCCGGCGCTGGTCGCCTCCGTCGACGAATTCGGACGCGCGGGCGCCACAGCCATGATGGAGGCGCGCGGCCACATCGACGTGCTCATCCCACGAGGGGGAGCAGGACTCATCCAAGCCGTCGTACGCAATTCCAAAGTGCCAGTCATCGAAACCGGCGCCGGCAACGTACACATCTACGTGGACCGTTCCGGAAACCTCGACAAGGCCATCCCGATCCTCCTCAACGCCAAAACGCAACGCGTCGGCGTATGCAACGCCACCGAAAAGCTGCTCGTACACCGCGACGTGGCCGAACGGTTCATTCCACTGGCCGCGCGGGCGCTCGCCGAGGCGCAGGTCGAGATGCATGCCGACGAACGGGCCTACAGCCTGATCGACAAGGCCGGCATCGATGGCGCGAACTTCGTGCAGGCCATCGATGAGGATTGGGATACCGAATACCTGGCATTGAAGATCGGCATCAGAATCGTCGATTCGCTGGACGAGGCCATCGAACACATCAACCGGCATTCCACGGGGCACACCGAATCCATCATCGCCGAGGATTACTCGGCCATCGAGGAATTCACTTCCCGGATAGATTCGGCGGTGGTAATGGTGAACGCCTCGACGCGATTCACCGATGGCGGAGTGTTCGGTTTCGGAGCGGAACTCGGCATCTCCACGCAGAAGATGCATGCGCGAGGTCCGATGGGACTTCGTGAAATGACTACGACCAAGTGGATCGGATATGGAACGGGGCAGGTGCGAGCATGA
- the glyA gene encoding serine hydroxymethyltransferase encodes MTASPLAQTPNDMFNAPIAQADPEIAAVLDAELSRQQDGLEMIASENFVPRAVLQAQGSVLTNKYAEGYPGRRYYGGCEQVDKIETIARERAKSLFGAEYVNVQPHSGAQANAAVYQALVKPGDTVLGLALDHGGHLTHGMKINFSGRFYHAEAYGVNPETFRIDPEIIRQRALETHPAMIIGGWSAYPRIEDFKAMKEIADEVGAKFWVDMAHFAGLVAAGLHPSPVPYADVVSSTAHKTLGGPRSGFILAKQDYAKKLNSAVFPGQQGGPLMHVIAGKAVAFKVAASEEFKDRMQRTLDGAKILAERLTADDVKNNGISVLTGGTDVHLVMVDLRNSEMDGQQGEDLLAQCGITINRNTVPFDPRPASVASGLRIGTSALATRGFGSKEYEEVADIIGTALAAGKDANVDALKARVDKLAEDFPLYPGLDQIH; translated from the coding sequence ATGACCGCATCACCTCTCGCCCAGACCCCGAACGACATGTTCAATGCCCCCATCGCCCAGGCCGATCCCGAAATCGCCGCCGTGCTCGACGCCGAACTGTCCCGTCAGCAAGACGGCTTGGAGATGATCGCCTCCGAAAACTTCGTGCCACGTGCGGTTCTGCAGGCTCAGGGCTCCGTGCTTACCAACAAGTATGCCGAAGGCTATCCAGGACGTCGTTACTATGGCGGCTGCGAACAGGTCGATAAGATCGAGACCATCGCACGTGAACGCGCCAAGAGCCTGTTTGGCGCCGAATACGTCAACGTCCAGCCCCATTCCGGCGCCCAAGCCAATGCGGCCGTCTACCAGGCGCTCGTCAAGCCCGGAGACACGGTACTCGGTCTGGCCCTCGATCACGGCGGACATCTCACCCACGGCATGAAAATCAATTTCTCCGGCCGTTTCTACCATGCCGAAGCCTATGGTGTGAACCCTGAAACCTTCCGCATCGATCCGGAAATCATCCGTCAGCGCGCACTCGAAACCCACCCCGCCATGATCATCGGCGGCTGGAGCGCCTACCCGCGCATCGAAGACTTCAAAGCCATGAAGGAAATCGCCGACGAAGTCGGCGCCAAATTCTGGGTTGACATGGCCCACTTCGCCGGCCTTGTCGCCGCCGGGCTGCACCCAAGCCCGGTCCCATACGCCGACGTCGTTTCCTCCACCGCGCACAAAACCCTCGGCGGACCACGTTCCGGCTTCATCCTCGCCAAGCAGGACTATGCCAAGAAGCTCAACTCCGCCGTATTCCCCGGACAGCAGGGCGGCCCACTCATGCATGTGATCGCAGGCAAGGCCGTCGCCTTCAAAGTCGCGGCCTCCGAAGAATTCAAGGACCGCATGCAGCGTACCCTCGACGGCGCCAAGATCCTCGCAGAACGCCTCACTGCCGACGACGTCAAAAACAATGGCATCAGCGTCCTGACGGGCGGCACCGACGTGCACCTAGTCATGGTCGACCTGCGTAACAGCGAAATGGACGGACAGCAAGGCGAAGACCTGCTCGCACAATGCGGCATCACCATCAACCGCAACACCGTGCCGTTCGACCCACGCCCGGCATCCGTGGCATCCGGCCTGCGCATCGGCACCAGCGCCCTCGCCACCCGAGGCTTCGGATCCAAGGAATACGAAGAGGTCGCCGACATCATCGGCACCGCGCTCGCAGCCGGCAAGGATGCGAACGTAGACGCACTGAAGGCCCGTGTCGACAAGCTTGCCGAAGACTTCCCGCTGTACCCGGGCCTCGATCAGATCCACTGA
- the thrC gene encoding threonine synthase, with amino-acid sequence MTTFHSTRSTTDSLTSKQAIRKGIADDGGLFVTDSLGETHVDIASLAGKSYQQIAFDVLSVLLPDFTEDELKECITEAYGPQWSDGRITPVKPLGDDFVMELFNGPTSAFKDVALQILPRFMARTTPADDDSHEKIMIVTATSGDTGKAALAGFADAAGTGITVFYPEGKVSQVQELQMTTQTGSNVNVCAVKGNFDDAQSAVKRIFGDKELAERLADDSHVALSSANSINVGRLVPQVVYYFSAYAQLLEQQVINVGDEVEFVVPTGNFGDILAGYYAKLLGLPVKHLVVASDRNNVLFDFLTSGTYNRQRPFFQTISPSMDILISSNLERMLYYMSDKDTRLIAMLMNDLNQWGAYEVPEPMLAKIRSIFGTGWADEDQVREMIADCWNKNHYVIDPHTACGYYVMQQMPRDPLTPRVLLSTASPYKFPRVVNESLGLDASGTDFECMDVLAKATGTTAPAALRGLEHADVRFDDVVEIDGMEHFVEQAAKSL; translated from the coding sequence GTGACCACGTTCCACAGCACACGCAGTACCACCGACTCGCTCACCTCCAAGCAGGCCATTCGCAAGGGCATAGCCGATGACGGCGGCCTGTTCGTCACCGACTCCCTGGGCGAAACCCATGTGGACATCGCGTCCCTGGCCGGCAAGTCCTACCAGCAGATCGCGTTTGACGTGTTGTCCGTACTGTTGCCGGATTTCACCGAGGACGAATTGAAGGAATGCATTACGGAGGCGTACGGGCCGCAGTGGTCCGATGGGAGAATCACTCCGGTCAAGCCGCTCGGCGACGATTTCGTGATGGAGCTGTTCAACGGACCGACCTCCGCGTTCAAGGATGTGGCCCTGCAGATCCTGCCGCGCTTCATGGCACGCACCACTCCGGCCGACGATGATAGCCACGAGAAGATCATGATCGTCACCGCCACCTCCGGAGACACCGGCAAGGCGGCCCTCGCCGGCTTCGCCGATGCGGCGGGCACTGGCATCACCGTGTTCTATCCGGAAGGCAAAGTCAGCCAGGTGCAGGAGCTGCAGATGACCACGCAGACCGGTTCCAACGTGAACGTGTGTGCGGTCAAGGGCAATTTCGATGATGCGCAGTCCGCAGTCAAACGCATCTTCGGAGACAAGGAGCTTGCGGAACGTCTGGCCGACGATTCCCATGTGGCACTCTCCTCCGCGAACTCCATCAACGTGGGTCGTCTGGTGCCGCAGGTCGTCTATTACTTCTCCGCTTATGCGCAGTTGCTGGAGCAGCAGGTGATCAATGTGGGCGACGAAGTCGAGTTCGTGGTACCGACCGGCAACTTCGGTGACATTCTCGCCGGCTACTACGCCAAACTGCTGGGCTTGCCGGTCAAGCATCTGGTAGTCGCCTCAGACAGGAACAACGTGTTGTTCGACTTCCTGACCTCCGGCACATACAATCGTCAGCGTCCGTTCTTCCAGACCATCTCCCCCTCGATGGACATCCTCATCTCCTCGAATCTGGAACGCATGCTGTACTACATGTCCGACAAGGACACCCGTCTGATCGCCATGCTGATGAACGATCTCAACCAGTGGGGAGCCTATGAGGTCCCCGAACCGATGCTCGCCAAGATTCGTTCGATTTTCGGCACCGGTTGGGCCGACGAAGACCAGGTGCGCGAGATGATCGCCGACTGCTGGAACAAGAACCACTACGTGATTGACCCGCACACCGCCTGCGGCTATTACGTGATGCAGCAGATGCCGCGCGATCCGCTCACCCCGCGTGTACTGCTTTCCACGGCCAGCCCGTATAAGTTCCCGCGCGTAGTCAACGAATCCCTCGGCTTGGATGCGTCCGGCACCGATTTCGAATGCATGGACGTGCTCGCCAAGGCCACCGGCACCACTGCTCCAGCCGCACTGCGCGGCCTTGAACACGCTGATGTACGTTTCGATGATGTCGTCGAGATTGACGGTATGGAGCATTTCGTCGAGCAGGCCGCCAAATCGTTGTAA
- a CDS encoding MFS transporter produces MTRSTASDANGSTGSPANPSVTSGNFNIPGKPKKDRLITRDVALVMLATFFFMTSNMIITPIIAGYGESMGAAGTMMGIIAGVMSFVSLFCRPIAGNLSDLVSKRLLVAVGTSLYIIAGIMYCLANSTGMLIAARVVNGLGFACGSVCLATWVSLLLPIRHMGAGMGLYGIVNALAIAVGPALGIRLQAVVGYHLTFVSSLVLNVFTLVVVMLVNNGGHPARKTVMPSRNNAGWRNIARHLRFSNLVEPRAIPLTMVFMMFAIPYFANQSFIVDYIAARHLAVSSDLFFVFYAAALLTMRITMKDLFDSKGFRFWLTICSIAMLAMLTFLAFMTNDWYLFGAGVAMAASYGLMSSVTQAQAVVIAGRERSGLANSTYYMGLDLGMALGPILAGIFYGHMPISWFYPAFMLTMPLAWIIYLVFARIIHSTARTDA; encoded by the coding sequence ATGACGCGATCTACTGCAAGCGATGCAAACGGATCGACCGGCTCCCCGGCCAATCCATCCGTAACATCCGGAAATTTCAACATTCCGGGCAAGCCGAAGAAGGACCGGCTGATCACCCGTGACGTGGCATTGGTCATGCTGGCGACGTTCTTCTTCATGACCAGCAACATGATCATCACGCCGATCATCGCCGGTTATGGCGAATCCATGGGTGCGGCCGGCACGATGATGGGCATCATCGCCGGCGTGATGAGTTTTGTCTCCCTGTTCTGCAGACCGATTGCGGGCAATCTGTCCGATCTGGTGAGCAAACGTCTGCTGGTGGCCGTCGGCACAAGCCTGTACATCATCGCCGGCATCATGTACTGCCTAGCGAATTCCACGGGGATGCTGATTGCGGCGCGCGTGGTCAACGGTCTGGGATTCGCCTGCGGTTCGGTGTGTCTGGCGACCTGGGTGTCGCTGCTGCTGCCGATCCGCCATATGGGCGCCGGCATGGGATTGTACGGCATCGTCAACGCGCTTGCGATCGCCGTCGGACCGGCACTTGGCATTCGCCTGCAGGCCGTGGTCGGCTACCATCTGACGTTCGTGTCGTCATTGGTGCTGAATGTGTTTACGCTGGTCGTCGTCATGTTGGTCAACAACGGCGGCCATCCGGCTCGAAAGACCGTGATGCCGTCACGGAACAACGCCGGATGGCGCAATATCGCACGTCATCTCCGTTTCAGCAATCTGGTGGAGCCGCGCGCGATTCCGTTGACGATGGTGTTCATGATGTTCGCCATCCCCTATTTCGCGAACCAATCGTTCATCGTGGACTATATTGCAGCACGTCATCTGGCGGTTTCTTCCGACCTGTTCTTCGTGTTCTATGCGGCCGCCCTACTGACTATGCGCATCACCATGAAGGATCTGTTCGATTCCAAAGGATTCAGGTTCTGGCTGACGATCTGCTCGATCGCAATGCTCGCCATGCTGACATTCCTGGCGTTCATGACGAACGACTGGTACCTGTTCGGCGCAGGAGTGGCGATGGCGGCCAGCTACGGTCTGATGAGTTCGGTCACTCAGGCGCAGGCTGTGGTGATTGCCGGCCGAGAGCGCAGCGGACTGGCCAACAGCACGTATTACATGGGTCTCGACCTAGGTATGGCATTGGGCCCGATTCTGGCGGGCATCTTCTATGGACACATGCCGATCAGCTGGTTCTATCCGGCGTTCATGTTGACGATGCCGCTCGCGTGGATCATCTATCTGGTGTTCGCACGCATCATCCATTCCACCGCTCGCACGGATGCTTGA